From the genome of Longispora fulva:
GTGATCCATGTGCCCGGGGCCGACGGCGAGACGATCGCGTTCTTCGGGCCGGTCGTCACGCCCGTGCCGCGCGGGGAGGCCGCAGCGCGGCTGTGGGACGGCGTGCTGCTGGTCGCCGGCACGCCGGGCTTCTTCGAGCTCAAGCGGTCCCGGGGCGACGAATCCCCCCGGCTGTTCTAGAACCTTTTTTCACCGGTTACGGTGGTTCCTGTTCCGGTTTCCAGCGGTTGTCCGGGGCGCGCGGAGTTCGGGGCGCGTTCCGGGCGGCCGGCGGGTGCGCGGGTCGCCGCCGGTCGCCGGCGCGGATCGTTCCCGGCCGGCGCACCGGTGGCGGTCGCCGGTGGTGTCAGCTGACATTGCCGTCGACGTCCGGCCAGAGTGGTTTGGGCCAGGTGTCGACGTAGAGCAGTTGGGCGCCGCCCAGGGCGTGCTTGTAGATCCGGCGGGCCGCCGGTCCGGTGTAGAGCCAGTCGTCGCAGTCGTCGTAGACCACCCGGTGCCGGCCCGACGCCTCGTCGACCCCCAGGTCCGAGGTGGTCCAGCCGACCAGCGCCGCCCGGCGGAGCAGCAGACCCGGCCGGGGCAGCACCCACCACACGCACCACCAGGACACGTTGCTGCCCCGGCCCTCGTACGCCCAGTAGCTCAGGAGGCGGGGGAAGCGGGTCTCGTGGCGGTACCGCAGGCCGGTGGCTCTCTCGTCGCCGGTGAGCAGTGCCCGGAGGTGTTCGTACCGTTCGTCCACCTCGCTCGACATCACCCCACGAAACTAGTCCCTCACGGCCAGTCGGGGCAACGCCGTGCGCGAGGCGGCGCGGTCGGCTTTCCGGCGCGGTGGCGTCAGACGTGGACCGGCTTCTTCTCGGCCAGGGACCAGACCCGCGCCCTCGGGCCGAGCGCCTCGGCGAACAGCTCGCGCCAGCTGGTGACCCTCGGGTGCTGTTTGCGCAGGGCGCGGCGCTCCCGGTCGGTCATTCCTCCCCATACGCCGTGTTCGTCCCCGGCGTCGAGCGCCTCGGCGAGGCAGCGGTAGCGGACCGGGCAGTGCTCGCAGATCCGCTTGGCCTCGTGCTGGGCGGCCCCGTCGACGTACAGCGCCTCCGGGTTGCTTCCCCGGCAACTGGCCCGCAACGTCCATTCCATGTCGATCGTCATGTTCGGCCCCCTTAGCCATCGGGGACGGGGCCGGGCGCGCCACCCCCTGGCGCTACCCGTGGCCCCTCCCCGCCGGCGCCGCCCTCAGACCCCCCTCGGGGGCGCCGTAGGACATCGACGCTAACGATGTCAACGCCTGGTGTGAATACGTCAACCTCCCCATTTCTTGTAAGAACTTCGTCGGATCGACGTCCTTGACACCGGGGGCCTGACCTGGGCACTCTTGCCGCACAGCACAGGGGGGAGGCGCCCGTGTGGCAGGACGCGCTGGTCGAGATCGGCTGCGTGACGGGTGGGACAGCCGACCCCGCGCAGGCCGCCGCCGAAGCCCTGCGCGTGATCCACCGGATCGTTCCGTACGCGGCGGCGTGCCTGAGCCGGTACGACCCGCTGACCGGCGAGCACCACACCCTCGCCAACGACGGGTACTCCGACCAGGTGCTGCGTTTCCTGGACACGCACTTCGTGGACGACGACGCCGCGTACAGCCTGATGCGGGGCGAGGACACCACGCCGATGCGGTGGCGGGACTTCCCCGGCGCGGTGCCGTACCGCGAGACCCGCTCGGCCGTGGAGACCTTCGCGCCCAACGGTTTCGTCGAGGGCGTGACCGTGTGCCTCTACACCCGGTCCGGCCGCTACACCGGCAGCCTGCACCTGTCCACGGACAGCACGGAGCATCCGTCCGACGACGCGGTGCCGGCGCTGGTGACCCTGCAGACGATGCTCGCCGGGGTCGCCGACGTGATGCGCACCGCCACCGACCCGCTGACCACGCTGGGACCCGGCGACAACGCCGCGATCGTGAGCCGGGAGGGCCGGGCGGTGCCGGTCCCCGGCTGCGAGATGGGGCCGCAGCTCGCCCGGGGCGAGGGACTCGTGGCCGACGTGGCGCACCACCTGGCCGGCGGGTACCTGCCGCCCCGGTTCTGGTGGCCCGACGACAACGGCGGCTGGCACCAGGTCCGGATGTACCCGGTGGCGGGCGGGGCGGTCGTGGTCGAGAACCCGGCCCGGCTGCCGTACGAGCTGACGGCCCGGGAGTTGGACGTGCTGCACCTGATGGTCGCCGGCTACACCAACCCGCAGATCGCCGTCGCGCTCACCGTCGCGCCGAAGACCGCCGCCAAGCACGTCGAGCACCTGCTCGCCAAGCTCGGGTGCGGCTCGCGGACCGAGGCGGCGGTGCTGGCGATCCGCGAGGGCCTGATCCGGCTCCCGGACGAGCGGATCCCCCGGCTGCGCGCGGCCGCCTGACCACCGGGGTGATACCTGGGGGCTAGCTTCCAGGACGGATGTGGGCGGCCCGGGTGGTCCGTAGGCTGCGACACCATGAGGGAGTTGTTCCAGGAGGCCGGCCGGGCGCTGCTGCGCGCGGTGTGGTCCGGCAACGAGGGCCCGGTGCCGAACAACCGGTCCCGCGGGGCGCTCCTGACACTGTCGGTCATCGGGGCGGTCCTGGGCGCCTGGTCCAGCTACGCCGTCCTCGCCTCGGACACCGCCGGCGGCGAGTTCCGGATCACGGTGGCGGCCGTGCTCGGCGCGCTGCCGCTCGTGCTCGTGACGCTGAGCCCGCTGTGGGCGTGGCGGCTCGGGCTGGTCGGGATGGTGTTCGGCGGGCTGGCCAAGACGTACCTCGGCGGCCAGCCCTGGCCGTGGACCCCGGTGCAGATCATCGCCATGATGATCGTGCTGTTCGTGGTGGCCCTGCGCAACACGGCCGGCGTGGTCGGCTGGATAGCCCTGCTGACGATCGTCCCGATCGGTGTGTACGTCCGGCCGCAGAACGGGCCGGGCGCCTCGGTGGCCGTGTTCGTGCTCCTGCTGCTCGGACACCAGATCGGCCGCCGCCGGCAGGCCCAGCGCCGGCTGAAGGTCGAGGAGGGCCGCACGGAGGTCGAGCACGCCCGGCGCGCCGTCCTGGAGGAGCGGACCAGGATCGCCCGCGAACTGCACGACGTGGTGGCGCACCACCTGTCGATGATCACGGTGCGGGCGCAGACGGCGCCGTACCGGATCCCCGATCTGCCGGAGGCAGCGACCACCGAGCTGGCCGAGCTGGGCGACGCGGCCCGGGAGGCGCTGAACGAGATGCGCAGACTCCTGGGGGTACTGCGCAGCGAGGACTCCGCCGCCGAACGCGCCCCGCAGCCGGGCCTCGACGCGCTGCCCGGGCTGCTGGACACGGCACGGGCGGCCGGGATCCGGGTCGACGCGACCGTGCTCGGCGACGCGGCGCTGCCGGCGGGGGTGAGCCTCACCGGGTACCGGATCGTGCAGGAGGCCCTGTCGAACGCGAGCCGGCACGCGCCGGGTGCCGCGGTGCGGGTCGAGGTGCGCAGGGAGGCGCGGGCACTGGTGCTCGACGTGCACAACGGAACGTCCCCGCACGGCGCCACGACCCACGCCGGACCGGGGCACGGTCTGGTCGGGATGCGCGAACGGGTCGGCATGCTCGGCGGCGAGCTGGCGGCGGGTCCGACAGTCGACGGGGGGTGGCGGGTGAGCGCCCGGCTACCGTGTACCGATGATTAGGGTCATGATCGTCGACGACCAGGCGATGGTGCGGCAGGGCTTCGGGGCGCTGCTCGCGGCACAGCCCGACATCGAGGTTGTCGGCGACGCGGAGAACGGGGCGGCGGCGGTGGCCGTGGCGAAGCGGACCCTCCCCGACGTGGTGCTGATGGACGTGCGGATGCCGGTGATGGACGGCATCGAGTCGACCCGGATCATCCTGGACCAGACCGACCGGGGCGGCGCCGGTGGCCGGGCCGCCGGTCGGGCCGGGTCCGGCGACCCGGAGACGCACCGTGTGCGGGTGCTGATCCTCACGACGTTCGACCTGGACGACTACGTGTACGAGGCCCTGCGCGCCGGAGCCAGCGGCTTCCTCCTCAAGGACGCCCCTGCCGCCGAGCTGATCGCCGCCGTCCGGGTGGTCGCGGCCGGCGACGGGCTGCTCGCGCCCCGGGTGACGGGCCGGCTGATCGCGGAGTTCGCCCGCCGGCCGAGCGGTCCGCCGCCGGCGGCGCTGGGCGCGCTGACCGCCCGGGAGACCGAGGTGCTGGTGCTGATCGCCCGGGGGCTGTCCAACGGGGAGATCGCCGCCGAGCTGGTGATCGCCGAGCAGACCATCAAGACGCACGTCGGGCGGATCCTCGGCAAGCTGGGGCTGCGCGACCGGGCCCAGGCGGTGGTCGTCGCGTACGAGAGCGGGCTGATCACCCCGCAGGGCCAGGCCTGACGCCCCCCGCCCGCCGGGGTGCGTGAAGATCACCGTGCCCGGGCCAGGCGTGTGCGCGGCTCCACAGTGGGTGGACACCTATCACGCCCGGGGCCGGAGCCGTAATGGCCGACTCGTTCCATCTTCGTCATGGCGAATTGGTTGACGTCGACCACTCGGCCGACCCCCGTCACGCGACATCCATGGATATGATCCGGCTCAGTTATCCGTGCGCCGCAAGCATTGGACTCTCCAATCATGATCGACCATGACGAGATCATTGCCATCTCCCGCATCGTGATCGCTGCTGACCTGGCGAAACGTCCGACCATGAAAGAAGGCTCGACGAAACGGGGAAATTGGTTGGCACAAGCTGAGTTGAATGTTCCCCACGGCTCCCGATATTTACTTCCCGATGACAAAACATTGTCCTCTCCTGAATATCCGCCACCATTGGGCGACGAAGTCGTGACCTCCACCGGCGAACTCGCCCGACTGCGGGGTGCCGCCTGATGGAGGTGATCGGCATCGATCTCGGCACGACGTACTCGGCCGCGGCAGTGGTCACTGGCGACGGCCGGCCCGAGATCCTGGTCAACCGGGACGGCGAGCGGCTCACCCCCTCCGTCGTGCTGTTCGACAACCCCGACGCCGTGCTCGTCGGCACCCTCGCCCGGCGGTCCGCCACCAGCCGGCCCGGCGACTGCGTGCGGTTCGTCAAGCGCCGGATCGGCGAGGCCGCGCCGGTGCACGTCGGGGCGGACGGCCGGGAGTACCGGGCGGAGGAGGTGTCGGCGTTGCTGCTGCGCCGACTGGCCGAGGACGCCGGGGCAGCGCTCGGCCGACCGGTCCGCGACGTGGTGATCACGGTCCCCGCGTACTTCGACGACGCCCGGCGCACCGCCACCCGCGACGCCGGCCGACTCGCCGGGCTCACCGTGCACCGCCTGGTCAACGAGCCCACGGCCGCCGCCGTCGGCTACGGGCTGCGGTCCGGCGCCGACGGGCACTACTTCGTCTACGACCTCGGCGGCGGCACGTTCGACGCGACGGTGCTGCGCGTGGTCGACGGCGACTACGAGGTGCTGGCCACCGACGGGGACCGCAACCTCGGCGGCTACGACTTCGACAACCTCCTGATCGGGTACCTGGCCACCAGGATCCACGAGCAGGGCGGCCCCGACGTCACGGCGGACCCGGTCCTGTCCGCCGAACTCCGCGAGCGCTGCGAGGCCGCGAAGCACCAGTTGTCCACCGAGGAGGTCGCGCCGGTCCGCCTCGTGGCCCGGGGCCGGACGTACGCGTTCCAGGTGACCCGGACCGAGTTCGAGGACCTGGCCGCCGGGCTGCTGTACCGCACGGAACTGCTCGTGGAGTCCGTCATGGACGAGGCCCAGCTGTCCTGGCGCGACATCGACCGGGTGCTCCTCGTCGGCGGCTGCACCCGGATGCCCATGGTCCGCGAGCTGATGGGCCGCCTCACCCACCGGGTCCCGGAGCCGGGCGTGCACCCCGACGAGGCCGTGGCGCTCGGCGCGGCGGTGATCGCCGCGGCGCTCACCGAACAGCACCCGGCCGTGACGGTCTCCGACGTCACCTCCCAGGCGCTGGGCACCATCGCCCTGGACGCCGACACCGGCCAGCTCACCAACTTCGTCATCATTCCCCGGAACAGCCCGGTCCCGTGCCGGTACGAGGAGACCTTCGTGACGGTCCAACCGCGACAGAGCCGCCTGCACGCCTCGGTCACCGAAGGCGAGGACTCCGATCCCGACCACGTCGCCGTCCTGCACCGCAGCGTCCTGGACCTGCCGCCGGGCCTGCCCGACGAGGCCCCGATCCGGGTGGTGATGTCCTACGACGCCGACGGCGTGGCGCACGTCGAGACCATCGACGCCACCCACGGCCGGTCCCTCGGCGCCGTCGCCCTCGACCGGCCGGCCAACCTCGACGGCGACCGGCTCGCCGCCAGCCGGGCGGCGCTCGCCCACCTGGGGGTGCGGTGACCGCCCCCGCCGACGTACTCGCCCGGCTGGAGGAGCTGCGGTCGCTGGCCAGGATCGTGCACCGCCTCGACCGGTACGACGGGCCCGACCGGGGGTTCGTGGGCGCCGTGCGCGACGAGTTGGTGGAGGCGCTCGCCGGGCGCGGGGTGGGCCGGGTCGACGTGGTGCCACGGGGCGATCGGCCGTTGGCGGAGCGGGCTGTGGCGTGGGGGTGGGGTTTCCTGCCGGTGCAGGTGGCGGTCGGCCGGGGGGAGGAGTCGTCCGGGGAGGACGTGGTCGGATCGGGGTGACGGCTGGCTGGGGACTGCGGGCGCTGGTCGGGGCTCCGGGGAGCGGGTGAACGTGTCGGGTCGTAGGCTCGGCGGATGTCCGTGATCACTGTCCGGCCCGACGATGTGCCCGGGTGGCCCACCCGGGTGAGGTACGGCCATGCGTGAACTGATCGTGCTGGGCACCGGTTCCCAGGCGCCGACCCG
Proteins encoded in this window:
- a CDS encoding Hsp70 family protein, which translates into the protein MEVIGIDLGTTYSAAAVVTGDGRPEILVNRDGERLTPSVVLFDNPDAVLVGTLARRSATSRPGDCVRFVKRRIGEAAPVHVGADGREYRAEEVSALLLRRLAEDAGAALGRPVRDVVITVPAYFDDARRTATRDAGRLAGLTVHRLVNEPTAAAVGYGLRSGADGHYFVYDLGGGTFDATVLRVVDGDYEVLATDGDRNLGGYDFDNLLIGYLATRIHEQGGPDVTADPVLSAELRERCEAAKHQLSTEEVAPVRLVARGRTYAFQVTRTEFEDLAAGLLYRTELLVESVMDEAQLSWRDIDRVLLVGGCTRMPMVRELMGRLTHRVPEPGVHPDEAVALGAAVIAAALTEQHPAVTVSDVTSQALGTIALDADTGQLTNFVIIPRNSPVPCRYEETFVTVQPRQSRLHASVTEGEDSDPDHVAVLHRSVLDLPPGLPDEAPIRVVMSYDADGVAHVETIDATHGRSLGAVALDRPANLDGDRLAASRAALAHLGVR
- a CDS encoding response regulator gives rise to the protein MIRVMIVDDQAMVRQGFGALLAAQPDIEVVGDAENGAAAVAVAKRTLPDVVLMDVRMPVMDGIESTRIILDQTDRGGAGGRAAGRAGSGDPETHRVRVLILTTFDLDDYVYEALRAGASGFLLKDAPAAELIAAVRVVAAGDGLLAPRVTGRLIAEFARRPSGPPPAALGALTARETEVLVLIARGLSNGEIAAELVIAEQTIKTHVGRILGKLGLRDRAQAVVVAYESGLITPQGQA
- a CDS encoding response regulator transcription factor: MWQDALVEIGCVTGGTADPAQAAAEALRVIHRIVPYAAACLSRYDPLTGEHHTLANDGYSDQVLRFLDTHFVDDDAAYSLMRGEDTTPMRWRDFPGAVPYRETRSAVETFAPNGFVEGVTVCLYTRSGRYTGSLHLSTDSTEHPSDDAVPALVTLQTMLAGVADVMRTATDPLTTLGPGDNAAIVSREGRAVPVPGCEMGPQLARGEGLVADVAHHLAGGYLPPRFWWPDDNGGWHQVRMYPVAGGAVVVENPARLPYELTARELDVLHLMVAGYTNPQIAVALTVAPKTAAKHVEHLLAKLGCGSRTEAAVLAIREGLIRLPDERIPRLRAAA
- a CDS encoding sensor histidine kinase yields the protein MRELFQEAGRALLRAVWSGNEGPVPNNRSRGALLTLSVIGAVLGAWSSYAVLASDTAGGEFRITVAAVLGALPLVLVTLSPLWAWRLGLVGMVFGGLAKTYLGGQPWPWTPVQIIAMMIVLFVVALRNTAGVVGWIALLTIVPIGVYVRPQNGPGASVAVFVLLLLGHQIGRRRQAQRRLKVEEGRTEVEHARRAVLEERTRIARELHDVVAHHLSMITVRAQTAPYRIPDLPEAATTELAELGDAAREALNEMRRLLGVLRSEDSAAERAPQPGLDALPGLLDTARAAGIRVDATVLGDAALPAGVSLTGYRIVQEALSNASRHAPGAAVRVEVRREARALVLDVHNGTSPHGATTHAGPGHGLVGMRERVGMLGGELAAGPTVDGGWRVSARLPCTDD
- a CDS encoding WhiB family transcriptional regulator; amino-acid sequence: MTIDMEWTLRASCRGSNPEALYVDGAAQHEAKRICEHCPVRYRCLAEALDAGDEHGVWGGMTDRERRALRKQHPRVTSWRELFAEALGPRARVWSLAEKKPVHV